A part of Papilio machaon chromosome 23, ilPapMach1.1, whole genome shotgun sequence genomic DNA contains:
- the LOC106716714 gene encoding MAM and LDL-receptor class A domain-containing protein 1 — MYLKCFLVLFIIGYIKADYMYPSSASCGFPRLANGRVRVRQKSRLVKFICSPRYELVGNKYATCRGSQWDVPLPVCVRSGCTVPSIENGVEIPSRQNAWVVFFCLPGHKMIGSSTIYCDGRKWNGTAPSCVDATSSGLPKCDFEDPNICGWMQDDLHDFDWTRLNHKSPSYFLFTGPSYDHTYGKGGSGYYMYIESTSRLQNDTARLISPIYDGGLAKDGCFVFFYHMYGKTTGGLRVYQKPENYALSSLLSLNSSEKQKYILFEKWGNQGNTWYDAVLPLVDFSDNFQIVIEGIRGSSFTSDIAVDDVAILQGKNCTAAQLDATTPSVLLSDSCVGRCDLLGTQKTGNGCSCTASCFAEETCCVDFFDTCIFSNDGDTNNDDNASNTTEIAPQTQKLIASSSETTSTTITTTTTTTPRTTSTKRTTTTTSTTTTTAKPTTAKPTTAKSTTTKPTTTSTTSTTTTTKPKVTKVVDTGVVNKTNPINKSSTTQQSTTTTILPTTTVKTTSAKVQIDYSYTTIQDVFQDEVKKETNDEKIGEKEQHTIVYAKEPKKSGSLKTSLISLLAILCCIGLVWLVLEVRSSRGRRTLARIRGHITSDPEVRYLSTDVDDD, encoded by the exons atgtatttaaagtgttttttagttttatttattatcggaTATATTAAAGCTG ATTATATGTATCCTTCATCAGCATCTTGTGGATTTCCACGTTTAGCGAATGGAAGAGTGCGAGTGAGACAGAAATCTAGATTAGTGAAGTTCATTTGTTCGCCGCGGTACGAGTTGGTTGGCAATAAATATGCCACATGCAGAGGTTCGCAGTGGGACGTGCCATTGCCTGTTTGTGTCC GTTCTGGATGCACCGTACCTTCTATAGAGAATGGAGTTGAAATTCCTTCAAGACAAAACGCTTGGGTGGTCTTCTTCTGTCTGCCCGGACACAAGATGATAGGCTCTTCGACTATATACTGTGATGGAAGGAAATGGAATGGAACTGCACCATCATGTGttg ATGCAACATCATCTGGTCTACCAAAATGTGACTTCGAAGATCCCAATATCTGCGGTTGGATGCAGGATGATCTGCACGACTTCGACTGGACAAGGCTGAACCATAAATCGCCTTCTTACTTCCTCTTCACTGGACCTTCGTATGATCATACCTACGGGAAAGGGGGttcag GTTACTACATGTATATTGAGAGTACTTCAAGATTACAAAATGATACAGCTCGCCTCATATCGCCAATATACGATGGCGGATTGGCTAAAGATGGCTGCTTTGTATTCTTCTACCATATGTATGGAAA AACGACTGGTGGTCTCCGTGTGTACCAGAAACCGGAAAACTACGCTCTCAGTTCCCTCCTCAGTCTGAACAGTAGCGAGAAACAGAAGTACATACTGTTCGAGAAATGGGGAAACCAGGGTAACACTTGGTACGACGCAGTCCTACCGCTTGTGGACTTCTCAGATAATTTTCAG ATTGTGATCGAAGGTATCCGAGGGTCTAGTTTCACCAGCGACATCGCAGTAGACGACGTGGCTATCCTGCAAGGCAAGAACTGCACCGCCGCCCAGCTTGATGCCACAACTCCCTCCGTATTACTAT CGGATTCCTGTGTTGGTCGTTGCGACCTGCTGGGTACCCAAAAGACCGGCAATGGCTGCAGCTGCACAGCTTCTTGTTTCGCAGAAGAAACGTGCTGTGTTGATTTCTTCGACACTTGTATATTTTCTAATG ATGGCGATACTAACAACGATGACAATGCAAGCAATACTACAGAAATAGCGCCACAAACGCAAAAATTAATAGCCAGTTCATCAGAAACTACCTCAACTACAATCACAACAACTACAACCACTACCCCAAGAACTACCTCAACAAAAAGAACAACAACTACTACTTCTACTACTACAACAACAGCTAAACCAACAACCGCTAAACCAACAACTGCTAAATCAACAACAACTAAACCAACAACTACTTCAACAACTTCAACAACCACAACAACTAAACCTAAAGTCACTAAGGTTGTTGATACAGgtgttgttaataaaacaaatccaATAAACAAATCCTCAACAACACAACAATctacaacaacaacaatattaccCACAACAACTGTTAAAACAACTAGCGCCAAAGTTCAGATAGATTACTCTTACACGACAATACAAGACGTATTTCAAGATGaggttaaaaaagaaacaaacgaTGAAAAAATTGGAGAAAAAGAGCAACATACTATAGTATACGCGAAAGAACCTAAAA AATCTGGTAGTCTGAAGACGAGTCTTATATCATTATTAGCAATATTATGTTGCATTGGTTTAGTTTGGTTAGTTTTGGAGGTTAGAAGTTCCCGTGGTCGACGTACATTGGCGCGTATTCGAGGTCATATCACCAGCGATCCAGAGGTTCGATATTTATCAACTGATGTAGAcgatgattaa